Part of the Deltaproteobacteria bacterium genome is shown below.
GTTCGCCTTGAGGCCAACGTCCATCTTGTGACGGTGGCAAGCAGTGCCCTCGAAAGCCTGGCACGCTGCTGCGAACGATCTGGGCTCCACGTCAATAGCATTCACTTTGGTGGCCTTGCCGCGGCTGAAGCTGTGGTCACGCCTGAAGAAAAAGAACTTGGGGTTGCGCTCATTGATATTGGCAGTGGCACGACCAGTATCGTGGTATTTCATCGTGGGGCGGTGACCCATACGGCGGTGCTCCCCGTTGGTGGTTCTAACATGACCAAAGACCTTGCTGTGGGCCTGCGAATTCCCGAAGCCGAGGCTGAAAAAATTAAGCAGCGGCATGGCTGTGCACTCGGAGATATGATAACTCCCGGTGAAATGATTGAGATGCCGAAGGTGGGGGGGCGCGATCCTTCGCCGATGCCACGGCGGAAACTCAGTGAAATTATCGAACCACGTGCCGAGGAAATCTTCTCGTTAGTGAAAGAGCAGTGTGAGGAGAACGGCTTGTTAGGGAGACTGAATGCTGGGGTCGTGTTGACTGGAGGGGGAGCGATCATGGAGGGAATGACCGAGCTCGCCGAGCGGGTGTTTCGCTCGCCGGTGCGGCGCGGCCAGCCACGATTCCTTGGCAATACTGTCGATGCTGTCAACGGACCAATGTATGCCACTGGGGTAGGGTTAGTGTTGCGTGAACTCCAGCAGCATCGGAGTAACGGCGTAGTCCGAAATGGGACTGGGCATGGGTGGCAGCGCGTACGCGAGCGAGTTGCCGAATGGTTTCGGGATTTTTTCTAACATCGTAACTGGACCTTCCACCGGGAAGGCACATAACGACAGGAGGAGGTGTGAGATGATCGAATTTGTTGAGCAGAATGG
Proteins encoded:
- the ftsA gene encoding cell division protein FtsA: MMAKENSLIVSLDVGTYKTAVVVAEATPEGIEVLGVGTALSQGGLRKGQVINVEATVQAIRKAVEEAQLGSSSEIHNVCAAISGAHIAGVTSQGMIVVKDREVSPEDVARVIEVARTVALPAECEILHVVPQEFFVDGQDRGHEPVGTSGVRLEANVHLVTVASSALESLARCCERSGLHVNSIHFGGLAAAEAVVTPEEKELGVALIDIGSGTTSIVVFHRGAVTHTAVLPVGGSNMTKDLAVGLRIPEAEAEKIKQRHGCALGDMITPGEMIEMPKVGGRDPSPMPRRKLSEIIEPRAEEIFSLVKEQCEENGLLGRLNAGVVLTGGGAIMEGMTELAERVFRSPVRRGQPRFLGNTVDAVNGPMYATGVGLVLRELQQHRSNGVVRNGTGHGWQRVRERVAEWFRDFF